The Sediminispirochaeta smaragdinae DSM 11293 genome has a segment encoding these proteins:
- a CDS encoding ATP synthase subunit C has product MSDNVRKRFAGHIRASFVVTILVMVVAGLFFTASAFGQESTESTESTATVSAARAEVQKFGLIAAAAAFGLGAIGAGIAIGNVGSAAMGTIGEKPELAGQALIFIALAEGLVVFGFITALMILGKV; this is encoded by the coding sequence ATGAGCGATAACGTACGCAAAAGATTTGCCGGTCACATTCGAGCAAGCTTCGTCGTTACCATCCTTGTCATGGTGGTAGCGGGACTCTTCTTTACCGCCTCCGCTTTTGGGCAGGAAAGTACGGAAAGTACGGAAAGTACAGCCACGGTTTCAGCTGCGCGGGCTGAGGTTCAGAAGTTTGGTTTGATTGCAGCGGCAGCAGCTTTCGGTCTCGGAGCCATCGGCGCAGGAATCGCCATTGGTAATGTCGGCTCCGCGGCAATGGGAACCATCGGTGAAAAACCCGAGCTTGCCGGACAAGCCCTGATTTTTATCGCCCTTGCCGAAGGTTTGGTTGTTTTCGGTTTTATTACCGCCCTTATGATCCTTGGAAAGGTGTAA
- a CDS encoding V0D/AC39 family V-type ATPase subunit, producing the protein MTAPVRQYGFINAKLRTRLNKLFDEATLEKLRQAPSLAEAIQLLKDTPYRQEVSVYESTGDLKEVEAALWRREIATVAELRRYLKGTLLGFLDGLLLRYEVDIVRNSVRLWFDAHLKRRSIGGEAGYLYQETLVNPFSIDEVVNAEDFDALLEAFKLTPYGQLLEDNRQDIESRAHLFRFETDLDRFFYRQFIESAGRLDATDKRIALRLIAVEVDLRNVDRIARLAFFYPPEKRSQWHIIIPGGSFSGQLLDSAVSVRKGEDAVATLLNGHYPGLDSFTSSSSEDSLGMVEGLLRQIRREETMKLLRGYPFTVGIILAYVFLKRKEIGTVVSLLNAHYYGVSPDRMGDGL; encoded by the coding sequence TTGACGGCCCCTGTTAGACAATATGGTTTTATTAATGCGAAACTTCGTACTCGCTTAAACAAGCTTTTTGATGAGGCTACCCTGGAAAAGCTTCGACAGGCTCCCTCGCTTGCCGAGGCGATTCAACTTTTGAAGGATACTCCTTATCGACAGGAAGTTTCGGTTTACGAAAGTACCGGTGACCTGAAAGAGGTGGAGGCTGCCTTGTGGCGACGGGAGATCGCCACCGTTGCCGAACTCAGACGCTACCTCAAGGGAACGTTGCTTGGCTTCCTCGATGGCCTGTTGCTCCGCTACGAGGTTGATATTGTTCGCAACAGCGTACGCCTCTGGTTTGATGCCCATCTCAAGCGCCGTAGTATCGGCGGCGAGGCTGGATATCTTTATCAGGAGACCCTCGTCAACCCCTTTTCAATAGATGAAGTGGTGAATGCCGAAGATTTCGACGCCTTACTTGAGGCCTTCAAGCTTACCCCCTATGGCCAGTTGCTTGAAGATAATCGTCAGGATATTGAAAGTAGAGCCCATCTCTTTCGTTTTGAAACGGACCTGGATCGTTTTTTTTATCGACAGTTCATCGAATCTGCCGGTCGGCTTGATGCCACAGATAAACGAATTGCCCTCCGCCTGATTGCCGTAGAGGTCGATCTTCGAAATGTGGACAGAATTGCGCGGCTGGCTTTCTTTTATCCACCGGAAAAACGAAGCCAGTGGCATATTATTATTCCCGGAGGAAGCTTTTCCGGGCAGCTTCTCGACAGTGCCGTTTCGGTACGAAAGGGTGAGGATGCCGTTGCGACGCTGCTGAACGGCCATTATCCCGGGCTCGATTCTTTTACTTCCTCTTCTTCGGAGGATAGCTTGGGGATGGTCGAAGGTCTTCTTCGGCAGATTCGCCGGGAAGAGACCATGAAGCTGCTGAGAGGCTACCCCTTCACCGTCGGTATTATTCTTGCCTATGTGTTTCTCAAGCGCAAAGAGATCGGTACCGTGGTTTCCCTGCTGAATGCACACTATTATGGAGTTTCTCCTGATCGAATGGGGGATGGATTATGA
- a CDS encoding V-type ATP synthase subunit E family protein codes for MKELIERVLETEKNAAGRVENARSESARIQSEADQKAASIIDEARAEASRRIDAAVKAAESEAHSIRDQRLQATDEDIEAYRKRVEGRFDLILDEAVKLIIHGRGE; via the coding sequence ATGAAAGAGCTGATTGAACGAGTGCTCGAGACCGAAAAAAATGCCGCCGGTCGGGTGGAAAATGCCCGGTCGGAGTCTGCTCGTATCCAGAGTGAGGCAGATCAAAAGGCTGCCTCGATCATTGATGAGGCTCGAGCCGAGGCCTCCCGCCGTATCGACGCGGCAGTGAAGGCTGCTGAGAGTGAGGCCCACTCTATAAGAGACCAACGACTTCAGGCAACGGACGAGGACATTGAAGCGTACCGGAAACGGGTCGAGGGACGTTTTGATCTTATCTTGGATGAGGCCGTGAAACTTATTATTCACGGGAGAGGAGAATAG
- a CDS encoding V-type ATP synthase subunit A, with protein MSERIIGTVGRVNGPVIEAEGISDAIMMELVHVGNKRLVGEVIKLHGNSATLQVYEDTTGIAPGDPIYGSGLPLSVELGPGLIGTIYDGIQRPLERIREVCGTYIERGIDEPALDRKKKWTFAPDSKVGDDISGGMILGRVKETDRVEHRIMAHPDISGRIVNIAEKGEYAIDEVIAEIEDESGNKHSLTMVQRWPIRIPRPSKSRKPLTIPLITGQRVIDTLFPLAKGGTVAIPGGFGTGKTMTQHAVAKWCDADIIIYIGCGERGNEMTDVLTEFPQLVDPRTGTSLMERTILIANTSNMPVSAREASVYTGVTLAEYFRDQGYHVAVMADSTSRWAEAMRELSGRMEEMPAEEGFPAYLPTRIAEFYERAGYVDTLSGSDGSVSIIGAVSPPGGDFSEPVTQHTKRFVRCFWGLDRQLANARHYPAISWLESYSEYLDEITSWWERRVGEEWTAERREMMDLLQREVRLQQVVKLVGPDALPDSQRFIIEVCTLFKNAFLQQNAFDDVDRYSTVEKQARMLSLIITYWRKGREAIKRGATLSKVKRLKAVQELVKMKFTIPNEDTKEFDKLGARLERAFDQMESMYAAR; from the coding sequence ATGAGCGAACGGATAATTGGAACGGTGGGTCGGGTAAACGGCCCCGTCATAGAGGCGGAAGGGATCAGCGATGCCATAATGATGGAGCTGGTCCACGTCGGTAATAAACGGCTGGTCGGCGAAGTGATTAAGCTTCACGGCAACAGTGCGACCCTTCAGGTGTATGAGGATACCACCGGTATTGCTCCGGGGGATCCAATCTACGGAAGCGGCCTTCCCCTTTCGGTTGAGTTGGGGCCCGGACTTATCGGTACCATATATGACGGAATTCAGCGCCCTCTTGAACGTATTCGGGAGGTTTGTGGGACCTACATTGAGCGTGGCATTGATGAGCCTGCCCTGGATCGTAAGAAAAAGTGGACCTTTGCTCCCGATTCTAAGGTGGGGGATGATATCTCAGGCGGGATGATCCTCGGACGAGTGAAGGAAACCGATCGGGTCGAACACCGCATTATGGCACATCCCGATATCTCCGGACGAATTGTGAACATTGCAGAGAAGGGTGAATATGCTATTGATGAAGTGATCGCCGAAATCGAGGATGAATCGGGGAACAAGCATAGCCTCACCATGGTGCAGCGATGGCCGATTCGTATACCGCGTCCTTCAAAGAGTCGAAAGCCGCTTACCATTCCCCTCATAACCGGCCAGCGTGTCATCGATACTCTGTTTCCCCTTGCCAAGGGAGGAACGGTTGCAATTCCCGGTGGATTCGGCACGGGAAAGACCATGACGCAGCACGCCGTTGCCAAGTGGTGCGACGCCGATATCATCATTTACATCGGTTGTGGAGAACGTGGTAACGAGATGACCGATGTTCTAACCGAATTCCCTCAGCTTGTTGACCCAAGAACCGGAACAAGCCTTATGGAACGGACCATCCTTATAGCCAACACCAGTAACATGCCGGTTTCGGCCCGTGAAGCGAGTGTTTATACCGGTGTTACCCTTGCCGAATACTTTCGTGATCAAGGCTACCATGTGGCTGTTATGGCCGATTCCACCAGCCGTTGGGCCGAGGCTATGCGAGAGCTTTCGGGCAGAATGGAAGAGATGCCTGCCGAGGAGGGCTTTCCCGCCTACCTGCCCACCCGAATCGCCGAGTTTTACGAGCGGGCCGGCTATGTGGACACCCTGTCCGGCAGCGACGGCTCTGTTTCCATCATCGGTGCGGTCAGTCCCCCCGGAGGTGATTTCTCGGAACCTGTAACACAGCATACCAAGCGTTTTGTCCGTTGCTTTTGGGGGCTTGACCGTCAATTGGCAAATGCCCGTCATTATCCGGCAATCAGCTGGCTCGAAAGCTATTCCGAATATCTCGACGAGATCACCTCGTGGTGGGAAAGACGGGTGGGAGAGGAATGGACCGCCGAACGTCGGGAAATGATGGATCTGCTCCAGCGGGAGGTTCGCTTGCAGCAAGTGGTGAAACTTGTTGGTCCCGATGCACTTCCCGACAGTCAGCGTTTTATCATTGAGGTATGTACCCTCTTTAAGAACGCCTTCCTCCAGCAAAACGCCTTCGACGATGTCGATCGCTACTCAACGGTTGAGAAGCAGGCGCGTATGCTCTCTCTCATTATTACGTACTGGAGAAAGGGCAGGGAAGCGATAAAACGGGGTGCAACCCTTTCAAAGGTAAAACGACTGAAAGCGGTCCAGGAACTTGTAAAGATGAAGTTCACTATCCCCAATGAAGATACCAAGGAGTTCGATAAGCTGGGTGCCAGACTCGAACGGGCCTTTGATCAGATGGAGTCAATGTATGCAGCACGATGA
- a CDS encoding V-type ATP synthase subunit F translates to MDYFVIGDEDTILGFGMVGVRGRSVEDAVSANAALSEALDDKEIGIIIITETAAETIRDRVNGLTFSHRFPLIVEIPDRNGPSPGRKSLRELVNQAIGIKL, encoded by the coding sequence ATGGATTATTTCGTTATCGGTGATGAGGATACCATACTCGGTTTTGGCATGGTTGGAGTTAGGGGCCGAAGTGTTGAGGATGCTGTCTCGGCAAACGCCGCCCTCTCGGAGGCCTTGGACGACAAAGAGATTGGAATTATCATTATCACCGAAACGGCCGCCGAAACTATTCGTGACCGGGTCAATGGATTAACGTTTTCGCACCGGTTTCCTCTTATCGTTGAGATTCCGGACCGTAATGGTCCCTCACCCGGGCGGAAAAGCTTGCGGGAGCTGGTTAATCAGGCGATCGGGATAAAACTGTAA
- a CDS encoding V-type ATP synthase subunit B — protein sequence MQHDDRTLLSGRQYLGADSMEGPLLIMRNTHPVGYRELVECVDASGKTRLGMVLDTSREAVVVQVFEGTSGMTLPSTRTRFLGEPLSLEVTDSMLGRIFDGIGRPIDDGPSPVGEETRDVNGIAVNPTSREYPRDFIQTGISVIDGMNTLIRGQKLPIFSGNGLPHNELAAQITRQAKIRGEGTDFAIVFAAMGVKHDVARFFIDSFESTGVLENVALFLSLADDPSIERLITPRSALTLAEHLAYERGMHVLVILTDMSNYCESLREVSTLRGEIPSRKGYPGYLYSDLAEIYERAGMVKGAAGSITQLPILTMPNDDISHPIPDLTGYITEGQIVFEREMHGRAIYPPVAGLPSLSRLMKDGIGKDMTREDHPHLASQLFAAYSYVKDVRNLASVIGEEELTPLDHQYMQFGEAFERQFVSQRHDENRTIEETLDLGWKVLGELPTEELHRVTDEEIETYYGR from the coding sequence ATGCAGCACGATGACCGAACCCTCCTGTCGGGAAGACAGTATCTCGGGGCGGACAGCATGGAAGGGCCGCTCCTTATCATGAGAAATACGCACCCTGTCGGCTATCGCGAGCTGGTCGAATGTGTCGATGCCTCGGGCAAGACTCGTCTCGGCATGGTCCTCGATACCAGCCGGGAAGCCGTTGTCGTCCAGGTCTTTGAAGGGACCAGTGGAATGACCCTCCCTTCTACCAGAACGCGTTTTTTAGGAGAACCCCTTTCCCTGGAGGTTACCGATTCAATGCTCGGCAGGATCTTTGACGGAATTGGCCGGCCCATCGACGACGGTCCCTCTCCCGTCGGGGAGGAGACCCGGGATGTTAATGGAATTGCCGTCAATCCCACCAGCCGTGAATATCCCCGTGATTTTATTCAGACCGGAATTTCGGTTATCGATGGAATGAATACCCTGATCAGGGGCCAAAAACTTCCCATTTTCAGTGGAAACGGTCTTCCCCACAACGAGCTTGCCGCCCAGATCACCCGTCAGGCGAAAATTCGGGGAGAGGGCACTGACTTCGCCATTGTTTTCGCCGCCATGGGTGTTAAGCATGATGTCGCCCGCTTTTTCATCGACAGTTTCGAAAGTACCGGCGTTCTTGAAAATGTGGCGCTTTTCCTTTCCCTGGCCGATGATCCCTCGATCGAACGACTTATTACCCCGCGTTCTGCCCTTACCCTGGCCGAACATCTTGCCTATGAGCGTGGCATGCATGTTTTGGTGATTCTTACGGATATGTCGAATTACTGTGAAAGCCTTCGTGAGGTAAGTACCCTTCGGGGAGAGATCCCCAGTAGAAAGGGGTATCCAGGTTATCTCTATTCCGATCTTGCCGAAATCTACGAGCGGGCCGGTATGGTAAAGGGCGCAGCAGGTTCAATCACGCAGCTGCCCATCCTTACCATGCCCAACGATGACATCAGCCACCCGATCCCCGATCTCACGGGATACATCACCGAGGGGCAGATCGTTTTTGAACGGGAAATGCACGGCCGGGCCATCTATCCGCCGGTCGCGGGCCTGCCGAGTCTTTCACGTCTGATGAAGGACGGAATCGGAAAGGACATGACGAGAGAGGATCATCCCCATCTTGCCAGTCAGCTTTTTGCCGCCTACAGCTACGTAAAAGATGTGCGAAACCTTGCCTCTGTTATTGGTGAGGAAGAGCTTACCCCTCTTGATCACCAGTATATGCAGTTTGGGGAGGCCTTTGAACGACAGTTCGTCAGCCAACGTCACGATGAGAACCGCACCATCGAGGAGACCCTTGATCTCGGCTGGAAGGTCTTGGGAGAGCTTCCAACCGAAGAGCTCCACAGGGTGACCGACGAAGAGATCGAAACCTATTACGGTCGGTAG
- a CDS encoding V-type ATP synthase subunit I, translating to MIVTGKMRHLTGAVLDSDSNAVTRELLRLGVLDFVSLQEMSPDWRNELDPVYPREEQRQVAKLRERIETFFAILDAHPATLVDFFPEDEGYAGSLDEAERRLDKVASAIQRVREEQKAISQELNRTKELQRHLDGGGDSLIKQPHRFLSIRYGLPSSGREEEFRAALGKFPCVYLDSGLLMTLKRDEAGIAPLLERFGWREIPAPVKEEHGPGLADAEIERKTRELEAKNDELEKKAREIVEGKKDELLSLWKGLRIRELSETVRGFFGKTARTFIFAGWVPASHEKELDGALRRVTDNRCHLEWLDPFSHKDGQLPKQIPVIMNNPKWLRPFEKLVTNYAIPAYGTVDPTIFVAVFYCAMFGLMFGDVGHGLVVFLIGLFGKLKAKKSGKQEHFLFSLFRWCGGSAMVAGALFGSWFGVELLPPLWFDYHGIISGHSVEGGVQSIYDILLITIYFGIAVIGVGFLLNFYNRIVKRDWVALFFDKGGLLGGWLYAAGTWSAFYFVRHDYRQLPDSSFLAFFLGLPALLMIVKPVIEWHHAHRGERFGLMSVAYLLMEWLVELLEVFSGYLSNTLSFMRVAGLGIAHVSLLMAFFQIADMTAGSGGYTIWSYIILLLGNVLIIGLEGLSAGIQSLRLNYYEFFSKYFDGTGRAYAPVSLKH from the coding sequence ATGATTGTTACCGGAAAAATGAGACATCTCACCGGTGCTGTGCTTGATTCTGACAGCAATGCGGTTACCCGGGAACTTTTACGGCTGGGGGTGCTTGATTTCGTCTCATTACAGGAGATGAGTCCCGATTGGCGGAACGAGCTTGATCCTGTATACCCGAGGGAAGAGCAACGCCAGGTAGCAAAGCTCCGGGAACGTATCGAAACCTTTTTTGCCATTCTCGATGCTCACCCTGCGACCCTCGTCGACTTCTTTCCCGAAGACGAGGGGTATGCAGGTTCGCTTGATGAGGCCGAGCGTCGGCTTGATAAGGTTGCCTCTGCGATTCAGCGTGTGCGGGAAGAACAGAAGGCAATCAGCCAGGAATTGAATCGCACGAAGGAACTGCAGCGCCATCTTGATGGAGGAGGGGATTCCCTCATAAAGCAGCCCCACCGTTTTTTGTCGATTCGTTACGGGCTTCCCTCTTCGGGAAGAGAAGAGGAGTTTCGCGCCGCTCTCGGGAAATTCCCCTGTGTCTATCTTGACAGTGGGCTTCTTATGACCTTGAAACGTGATGAGGCCGGGATTGCTCCCTTGCTGGAACGTTTCGGCTGGAGGGAGATCCCCGCTCCCGTAAAGGAAGAGCACGGGCCTGGCCTCGCCGATGCGGAGATCGAAAGAAAGACGCGGGAACTTGAGGCCAAAAACGATGAGTTGGAAAAGAAGGCACGGGAGATTGTCGAAGGCAAGAAAGATGAGCTCCTTTCGCTCTGGAAAGGCTTACGAATACGTGAGCTCTCCGAAACGGTACGCGGCTTTTTCGGAAAAACGGCGAGGACCTTCATTTTTGCAGGGTGGGTTCCTGCGTCCCACGAAAAGGAACTGGACGGCGCTCTTAGAAGGGTGACGGACAATAGGTGCCATCTCGAATGGCTGGATCCCTTTTCGCACAAAGACGGACAGCTGCCGAAGCAGATACCGGTGATCATGAACAATCCAAAATGGCTTAGGCCCTTTGAAAAGCTGGTGACCAACTATGCCATCCCTGCCTACGGCACTGTTGATCCGACCATTTTTGTCGCTGTTTTCTACTGTGCCATGTTCGGACTCATGTTCGGAGATGTCGGACACGGTTTGGTCGTTTTCCTTATCGGTCTTTTCGGTAAGCTTAAGGCAAAGAAATCGGGAAAACAGGAGCATTTTCTCTTTTCGCTCTTTAGATGGTGCGGGGGATCGGCAATGGTCGCCGGTGCTCTTTTCGGTTCGTGGTTCGGAGTAGAACTCCTTCCTCCTCTCTGGTTTGACTATCACGGCATTATCTCCGGTCATAGTGTCGAAGGTGGTGTTCAAAGCATCTACGATATTCTTCTAATAACCATCTATTTTGGTATTGCTGTCATCGGGGTCGGGTTTTTACTTAATTTCTACAATCGTATTGTAAAACGTGACTGGGTTGCGCTTTTTTTCGATAAGGGAGGGCTGCTTGGCGGCTGGCTTTACGCGGCAGGTACCTGGAGCGCTTTCTACTTTGTTCGGCATGATTATCGTCAACTTCCCGATAGCTCTTTTCTTGCCTTTTTCCTTGGCTTGCCCGCTTTGCTTATGATCGTTAAGCCGGTTATCGAATGGCATCACGCCCATCGCGGCGAGCGCTTTGGCCTCATGAGCGTGGCCTATCTGCTGATGGAGTGGCTTGTGGAACTCCTGGAGGTCTTTTCGGGATACCTTTCAAATACCCTCTCCTTTATGCGGGTTGCCGGGCTTGGAATAGCCCATGTATCTCTTTTGATGGCCTTTTTCCAGATAGCGGATATGACGGCAGGAAGCGGCGGATACACAATCTGGTCTTACATTATTTTGCTTTTGGGAAATGTCTTGATTATTGGACTCGAAGGTCTTTCGGCGGGAATACAATCCCTCCGTTTAAACTATTATGAATTTTTCTCGAAATATTTTGACGGAACCGGGCGTGCCTATGCACCGGTCTCGCTGAAACATTGA
- a CDS encoding cyclic nucleotide-binding domain-containing protein produces the protein MNELDRLKQIALFSEFADKPERIQKILAVAERVQVRAGEVIIKEGDVGDTLFIILEGSVRIIKKTLQNEPYTVVILKENENVYFGELALVDSDRRSATVIAESDCSLISLARNSFLTLCREDYELGFRVVLQIAKKLSSSLRKMNQDVITLFEALVSEVDGEDLS, from the coding sequence ATGAACGAACTTGATCGATTGAAACAGATCGCTCTCTTTTCCGAATTCGCAGACAAGCCGGAACGAATCCAAAAGATCCTTGCGGTGGCAGAAAGGGTTCAGGTTAGGGCTGGCGAGGTGATTATTAAGGAGGGAGATGTTGGGGATACCCTTTTTATTATCTTGGAGGGAAGCGTAAGAATCATAAAGAAAACCCTTCAGAATGAGCCCTATACCGTAGTCATCCTAAAAGAAAATGAGAATGTCTATTTCGGCGAACTTGCCCTAGTCGATAGTGATCGGCGTTCCGCAACGGTCATAGCAGAAAGCGATTGTTCTCTTATCAGTCTGGCCAGGAATAGCTTTCTGACCCTGTGCCGGGAGGATTACGAACTTGGATTTCGAGTCGTCCTGCAGATAGCAAAGAAGCTTTCTTCAAGCCTTCGAAAGATGAATCAGGATGTTATCACTCTTTTCGAGGCTCTTGTTTCGGAAGTTGATGGGGAAGACCTTTCCTAA
- a CDS encoding V-type ATP synthase subunit E: MAEALIEGIEKDAQKEAEQLLSEAKQRAEDTVRGAQSRAEGILKDAEKKAEERSKLLADRESRSTEAEVKRLRLKARDELRREILALVRRRLRTLPEREDYDEIILSWLEEAAIGTGAKHTVVYAGFKEQTLITPELLKRAEKESGIKVSLAEEQGSDLPEGLGLLSGRQGVIVTDSKRRVVYDNSVEARIGRLEGALRRMIDRELQ, encoded by the coding sequence ATGGCTGAGGCCCTGATAGAAGGAATTGAAAAAGATGCCCAAAAGGAAGCGGAGCAGCTGCTTTCCGAAGCAAAGCAGCGGGCCGAAGATACGGTACGTGGGGCCCAAAGCCGTGCCGAGGGTATACTGAAAGATGCGGAGAAGAAGGCAGAGGAGCGTTCGAAACTGCTTGCAGACCGTGAGAGCCGTTCGACCGAAGCAGAGGTAAAACGGCTTCGGCTTAAGGCTCGGGATGAACTTAGGCGGGAAATTCTTGCCTTGGTCCGTCGGCGGCTTCGAACGCTACCCGAGCGAGAGGATTACGACGAGATCATTCTCTCCTGGCTTGAAGAGGCCGCCATAGGCACCGGGGCGAAACATACCGTTGTCTACGCCGGTTTCAAAGAACAAACGCTAATTACACCTGAACTGCTGAAACGTGCTGAAAAGGAATCGGGTATCAAAGTCTCGCTTGCCGAAGAGCAGGGTTCCGATCTCCCCGAAGGCCTTGGCCTCTTAAGCGGCCGCCAGGGGGTTATTGTAACCGACAGCAAGCGTCGTGTGGTCTATGACAATAGCGTCGAGGCCCGTATCGGAAGGTTGGAAGGCGCACTTCGCAGAATGATTGATCGGGAGTTGCAATGA
- a CDS encoding potassium channel protein: MESDQRQVILLQVADEQRKKERHAAQRSRRKRRRMNWLRHSVDSVPFKVALFLVFLILTSMAGITAFEMTKNNQFETIWDAFWYAIVTVTTVGYGDKTPITVGGRIVGLLLMGIGVVVVAAITGQIASFLVDQQMKRREGLLSLRNIQNHFIICGWRKELEKVVEGVLAVNADLDPSGIVLINSIGAEKMQGIVNNPVFKGINYINGDYIEEETLKRANIKDARRVMLLADQSQEYSLQEMDSRTVMAVLTIESISKRVYVCAELLDEKFEKYLRLANCDEIILSREYSKLILANASSASGVSHIVTDLLSTKGGGLKTKSIPADFIGKSFGDLSAYLEGKYGAIIIGLLENTGNFYHRKKEALNEAQMTPDISTLVENLKAVKQLTPNKSVLNPGKEYIVKKNSRAIVIELAIAERGSI, translated from the coding sequence GTGGAGAGTGATCAGAGGCAGGTAATCCTCCTGCAGGTTGCCGATGAACAGCGAAAGAAAGAACGGCATGCGGCTCAGCGTAGCCGCAGAAAGCGGCGCAGGATGAATTGGCTCCGACATTCGGTAGATTCCGTTCCTTTCAAAGTCGCACTCTTTCTTGTTTTTCTCATATTGACATCGATGGCCGGTATCACCGCCTTCGAAATGACAAAGAATAATCAATTTGAGACCATTTGGGACGCATTCTGGTATGCTATCGTTACTGTAACCACTGTCGGTTATGGAGACAAAACTCCTATCACCGTGGGCGGCAGAATTGTCGGACTTTTGCTTATGGGAATAGGGGTCGTCGTTGTTGCCGCCATTACCGGACAGATTGCATCGTTCCTGGTTGATCAACAGATGAAAAGGAGGGAAGGCTTGCTCAGTCTGAGAAATATACAGAACCATTTTATCATTTGCGGCTGGCGGAAGGAATTGGAGAAGGTGGTTGAAGGTGTTCTGGCGGTGAATGCCGATCTTGATCCCTCGGGTATTGTCCTGATCAACTCTATTGGCGCCGAAAAGATGCAGGGCATAGTGAATAATCCCGTTTTTAAAGGGATAAACTACATAAACGGTGATTATATTGAGGAAGAAACCCTGAAACGTGCAAACATCAAGGATGCTCGGCGGGTGATGCTTCTTGCCGACCAGAGCCAGGAGTATTCACTTCAGGAAATGGATTCCCGTACCGTCATGGCGGTGCTCACCATCGAGTCGATTTCAAAGAGGGTCTATGTTTGTGCGGAACTCCTTGATGAGAAGTTCGAGAAGTACCTTCGTCTTGCAAATTGCGATGAGATTATTTTGAGCCGTGAATATTCGAAGTTGATCCTTGCCAATGCCTCCAGTGCCTCGGGGGTCAGTCACATTGTAACCGATCTCCTTTCAACCAAGGGCGGCGGCTTGAAGACAAAGTCGATTCCCGCCGATTTCATTGGGAAAAGTTTTGGCGACCTTTCAGCGTATCTGGAAGGGAAATACGGGGCCATCATTATCGGTCTTTTGGAGAATACCGGGAATTTCTATCATAGAAAAAAGGAAGCGCTGAATGAGGCCCAGATGACCCCGGACATCTCCACGCTTGTAGAGAATCTGAAGGCGGTAAAGCAGTTAACGCCGAATAAGTCGGTGCTTAACCCAGGAAAAGAGTACATCGTAAAAAAGAACTCCAGGGCGATCGTTATCGAACTTGCGATAGCGGAAAGGGGCTCGATATGA